A segment of the Pseudomonadota bacterium genome:
ATTGGAAAAGATCTGGGAGAGGTTCTTGGTTACGAAAAGAAATTGGGCATTATCGTAAGTGGTGACATAGCAGCTACATTGGATACCGCATACGGAGATGAAAAACCCAACGCGAGTGGCAAGTACAACAAATTTGCCATTGTAACGACAACTTCCCTTGTGAAAGAGGTGGGGATGCTTCTAAAAGAATGCGCTAAACGCGGGATCAATGTTTATACAACCTGCGAAGAAGCACATTATCCCTGGATAAGTGCAGTCACCATGGCGAAAGAAGTGGATGCTTTGGCGAAGGCGAATGGGGCAACCATCACCGGCGGCGGATTCCAGGACGTGTTCTGGGCGCATGAGATTGTCACCCTGGCAGGAGCTTGCCAATCCATTACCAATATCCATGGCGAATCCCGCTATAACGTAGATCATTATGGAATCGCTCTCGCTGAAATCCATGGTGCGGGATTCACCAAAGATGAATTTGAGAAAAAAATTGCTGCCCCGTCCAAAAAGACCTATAAAGAATTCCTGGTGGGGATGGACAATGGCACGATTGAACCTGGTTATGCCTGGACAGTAAACGGCTGGCTGGCAGACAAACTCGGCTTGGCCATCATCGATCAAATTCAGGAATGCATCCCTACATTCTCTGATGTAGACCTGCATTCCAAGACCCTCGGAAAAACCATCAAGGCAGGTGATGCCACCGGCATGATCGGGCGGGCCATAACCAAGACCAAAGAAGGTATCGAAATCGTTTTTGACTCTATCGGCAGCGTGTATGCCCCTGATGACAAAGACTTTAACAATTGGAATATCTACGGTGTGCCGAATTGCAATGTTGTGAATGCAGAACCTGCCACGCCTGAACATACCTGCGCCACCATCGTCAACCGCCTGATCGACCTTTATACTGCGCCGGTTGGGTATGTCACAACAAATAAACTAGCGCCAGCAAGATTCTTTGCATCTGCTGAAAAGTACTTTATTGAGAGATAGATCGGTTACTCGGACAGGAAAAATGAGACACATCTTGAATAGTGAATAATGGCTTAACATACTATTATATGTTATTGGCAATCAACGAGATGATTATTGATGATAGAAGCAGGTGAATCTTTAGAAAAATTGAAAGAAATAAGATTTTCTTCAAAGTAACAGTTTAGTCCCCATATCTTACACGATTGTTCATGGCATCAGCTTGAA
Coding sequences within it:
- a CDS encoding dihydrodipicolinate reductase gives rise to the protein MKTKIKVVQIGCGNMAKMTVAYALEKGAQIVGAVDHRPGNIGKDLGEVLGYEKKLGIIVSGDIAATLDTAYGDEKPNASGKYNKFAIVTTTSLVKEVGMLLKECAKRGINVYTTCEEAHYPWISAVTMAKEVDALAKANGATITGGGFQDVFWAHEIVTLAGACQSITNIHGESRYNVDHYGIALAEIHGAGFTKDEFEKKIAAPSKKTYKEFLVGMDNGTIEPGYAWTVNGWLADKLGLAIIDQIQECIPTFSDVDLHSKTLGKTIKAGDATGMIGRAITKTKEGIEIVFDSIGSVYAPDDKDFNNWNIYGVPNCNVVNAEPATPEHTCATIVNRLIDLYTAPVGYVTTNKLAPARFFASAEKYFIER